The following DNA comes from Thermoanaerobaculales bacterium.
CATACCCGGTCCCCCGCGATCTCGAGCTCGAGCGGGTCCGGGTCTGGGAGACCCGCACCTCGTGGGCGGAGTATGTCGGTCTCTCCGACTGACCCGTCGGCGCCCTTCGTGCCCCCGCTTCCGCGCCCGCGTCCGCTTCCGCGCCCGTGCGGGCAGTGGGGCAGTGGGGCAGTGAGGCAGTGAAGTCGTTGTCCTCTCCCGCGCTTCCGCTTCCGCGCCCGTTCCCGTTCCCGTTCCCGATGAGGGTGGGGAACAGGGGTTGGGAGTCAGTAGATGGGGCGCCCTCCCGCCCGCTTCGGAAGAACAGGATCTGGGATCTAGGGGATAGGATCTGGTTCCCGGTCCCGATGAAGGTGGGGGTCAGGGGTTGGGGGTTGGGGGATGGGGCGCCCTCTTTTTCGCTTCGGAAGAACAGGATCTGGGATCTGGGGGCTAGGATCTGGTCCTCCCTTCCGCGTCCGTGCCCGTGCCCGTCTCCGTTTCCGACTCTGACGATCGCCTCAACCTTCAGCCTCCTCCTCGAGTCGACTCCATGACCACCTCACCCCTTGTCCCGCCCGACTCCGTCGCGCGCTTCATCGAGCGGCTGCCGACCCCGATCGCGGTGACGGGCGGCACCGGCTTCGTCGGCTCGCACCTCGTCGACACCCTGTGCGCGGCCGGGCTCAAGCCCAGGGTGCTCGTGCGCGATCCGGCGGCGCCGCGCTGGATCTCCGGCCAGCCGATCGAGGCGGTGCCCGGCACCCTCGAGGACCGCGCCGCCCTCGACCGGCTGGTCGGCGGCGCCGGCACCGTCTTCCACCTCGCCGGCCTCCTCACCGCGGACCGCGCCGAGGACTTCAACCGGGTCAACCGCGACGGGACCGCGCGCCTGGTCGAGGCCGCAGATGCAGCAGCGGTCGCCCGGTTCGTCTACGTGTCGTCGCAAGCCGCGGCCGGCCCGTCCAGGGATCCGGCCGGGGTCGGTCCCGAGGCGGCGCCGTCGCCGATCTCCGACTACGGCCGCTCGAAGCTGTGCGGCGAGCGCGCGGTCGCGGCGCTCGGCGACGAGGCGTGGTGGGCGGTCGTGCGGCCGCCGGCGATCTACGGCCCCCGCGACACCGACGTGCTGGAGTTCTTCAAGATGGCGAGCCGCGGCCTCGCGGTGGTCCCGGCCGGCGAGCGCTGGCTCACGGTCGCTCATGTCGCCGACGTGGTGCGGGGCCTGCTTGCCGCCGCGGCTGGTGGTGCGAGCGGCCGCATCTACCACCTCGGCGAGCCCGCACCCCGCCGCCTCGATCAGATGCTCCGCGAGCTGGCGGCCGCCGGCGGGAAGAAGGTGCGGGTCATCCCGCTTCCCGTGGGTGCGGTCGGAATTGTCGGCGCGGCAGCCGGGCTGCTGCGGCGGGCGGGCCTCGTCGACACCGCCCTGACCCGCGACAAGGCGCGCGAGGTCGTTGCGCGCCACTGGACCCTGCGCACCGCCGACTCGCTCGCCGCCCTCGGCCTCGACGCGCCGATCCCGTTCCCCGACGGCGCCCGGGAGACGTGGGCCTGGTACCGCGCGCAGGGTTGGTTGCGATAGTATGCGCGCGTCGCGGCGGAGGGGCCTGCCTTGGACGTCTTCCAGAAGTGCTTTGATTTCAAGGACGCGGAGTACGTGCGCGGGCTCGGCCTGTACCCGTACTTCCGGATGATCGCCTCCGGCCAGGACCCGGTGGTCACCATGAACGGTTCGTTGGTGATCATGCTGGGCTCGAACAACTACCTCGGCCTCACCAACCATCCCGAGATCAAGGCCGCCGCCGCCTCCGCGCTCGCCGCCTACGGGACCGGCACCGCCGGCTCGCGGTTCCTGAACGGCACCCTCGACATCCACGTCGAGCTCGAGGAGCGGCTGGCCGCGTTCATGCAGCGGGAAGCGGCGCTGACCTTCTCGACCGGCTTCCAGGTCAACCTCGGCGTGATCTCGAGCCTGATCGACCGCACGGACACGGTGGTCCTCGACAACCTCGACCACGCCTGCATCCTCGACGGGGCGCGCCTGTCGTTCGGCCGGGTCCTCAAGTTCAAGCACAACGACATGGCCTCGCTCGAGGAGCGGCTGCGCAGCATCGACTCCGGCCGCGGCAGCCTGATCGTCATCGACGGGGTGTTCTCGATGGAGGGCGACGTCGCCGACCTGCCCGGCATCGTCGAGCTCGCCAAGCGCCACCACGCCCGGGTGATGGTCGACGACGCCCACGGCGTCGGCGTGATGGGCGAGCACGGGCGGGGCACCGCCGAGCACTTCGGCCTCGAGGACGACGTCGACCTGGTGATGGGCAC
Coding sequences within:
- a CDS encoding NAD(P)-dependent oxidoreductase: MTTSPLVPPDSVARFIERLPTPIAVTGGTGFVGSHLVDTLCAAGLKPRVLVRDPAAPRWISGQPIEAVPGTLEDRAALDRLVGGAGTVFHLAGLLTADRAEDFNRVNRDGTARLVEAADAAAVARFVYVSSQAAAGPSRDPAGVGPEAAPSPISDYGRSKLCGERAVAALGDEAWWAVVRPPAIYGPRDTDVLEFFKMASRGLAVVPAGERWLTVAHVADVVRGLLAAAAGGASGRIYHLGEPAPRRLDQMLRELAAAGGKKVRVIPLPVGAVGIVGAAAGLLRRAGLVDTALTRDKAREVVARHWTLRTADSLAALGLDAPIPFPDGARETWAWYRAQGWLR
- a CDS encoding aminotransferase class I/II-fold pyridoxal phosphate-dependent enzyme is translated as MDVFQKCFDFKDAEYVRGLGLYPYFRMIASGQDPVVTMNGSLVIMLGSNNYLGLTNHPEIKAAAASALAAYGTGTAGSRFLNGTLDIHVELEERLAAFMQREAALTFSTGFQVNLGVISSLIDRTDTVVLDNLDHACILDGARLSFGRVLKFKHNDMASLEERLRSIDSGRGSLIVIDGVFSMEGDVADLPGIVELAKRHHARVMVDDAHGVGVMGEHGRGTAEHFGLEDDVDLVMGTFSKSLAAVGGFVAGDRPVVEWIKHHARTLIFSAAPPPASVASVIKALEIIEREPERRAHLWDITRYMKRELEGLGYDTGASASPVIPLVVGEDMTAFRMTVRLQEEGVFVNPVITPAVPPDRAMIRTSYMATHTRDHLDRALEAIAKVGRELGVIQ